GCGCACGCTGGATGATATCCTGGCCGAGTGGCGCAGGCAGGGCGCGGCCGGGGCTTGATGAGGGGATTGGTCGGACATTTGATCTTGCCCGCGGCCGACTGGTTGCGCGGCGGGGTCCGGCCCGGCCGTGGGGGCGAACCTTGTGTTCGCCCGGCAGTTGAGCCCGCGGGGCCTTTGGTTCTCCAGTCGCTGTAGGGGCGGACCCAGGGGTCCGCCCTTTTTTGATTTACTGAACTAAGTCAGAAGATTGTTGAATTTAATAAAAAAGGGAGTATTTTGTCTTGAGCTTATACAGGCGGAATATGGTTTTTCTTGATTCTAAAGGCATGTAGCTATGACCGGGGCCGAAATAAAAGATTTTTTCTCGGCTTTGCCACTGTGGCAAAAAGTGGCTGGCGGTATTATTACAGCAGCTGTTGTGAGCACTTGTAAGTTGTGGTGGCGATTGATATTCAAGAAAAAGGAAGCAACGGGGAAAACTATCACTTCGAATGACAATTCAAGGCAGGTTGTAATTGAAGGCACCCAGGGTGGAACGTGCAATATCAGTCAGGATCAGCACGGGCCGAAAATTGAATTGAACAATGTGAGCCTTGCGCAGGGCGCCAGCTTGAATATCACAATTCAACCCATTGACTATCAGGACGGCTGGCCTGCCCTGCCTCCCAGTCCGAGGAAAGACCTCTACGAGGAAGCGCGGAAAAAGGCAGCGGCCGGAAATTTAGACGGTGCGATAACGGATTACAGCAGCCTTTTGACAGAAGAAAAAGACCCTGAAAAAAGCGCCGCGATTGAGCTGCAGATCGGGAATGTTTATTACGATAAAAGAAAATTCAACAAGGCTCTGGAGCATTATGCCAAGTCTCTCCGGCTGGCGCGGAAAGCAAAAGACGCATTCGCCGAAGCTGTTGCTCTGGGATCTCAAGCCAATGCCTACAGAAAATTGCCTTATTCCTCTAGTAAAATCAGAGTCTCCAATTTAAAAACCGCCAAAGATAAATATCTGCAAGCGCTGGCTATTTTTACAAGGGACGAATATCCTTTGGAATATGCAATGACTCAGAATAATTTGGGTAATGCGTATAGGGAATTGCCGTCATTGGATGCAGCGGAGCGTGTGAAGAACGTGAAACAGGCGATCGAGTGCTACTATGCCGCGCTAGAGATAAGGAAGAAGGATGAATATCCCTTGGAATATGCAGCGACGCAGAACA
The sequence above is drawn from the bacterium genome and encodes:
- a CDS encoding tetratricopeptide repeat protein, with amino-acid sequence MTGAEIKDFFSALPLWQKVAGGIITAAVVSTCKLWWRLIFKKKEATGKTITSNDNSRQVVIEGTQGGTCNISQDQHGPKIELNNVSLAQGASLNITIQPIDYQDGWPALPPSPRKDLYEEARKKAAAGNLDGAITDYSSLLTEEKDPEKSAAIELQIGNVYYDKRKFNKALEHYAKSLRLARKAKDAFAEAVALGSQANAYRKLPYSSSKIRVSNLKTAKDKYLQALAIFTRDEYPLEYAMTQNNLGNAYRELPSLDAAERVKNVKQAIECYYAALEIRKKDEYPLEYAATQNNLAGADRDLPTQDAEERARNLGEALKCYHAALEIRNKIEYPLEYARTQNNLGATYMELPSSDIVERTRNVEQALECYYAALEMWKKDEYPLEYASTQNNLGVAYIGLPSRDIAERKRNLGKAQRCFRAALEIRVNDEYPLEYAKTKNNLGISYMELPSQDSSEREQNVRQAQECYRAALDIWNKNEYPQHYCRAAANLGIILVEIDPEQACYWLREAYSLRELLPDQGTSLEELMKQVCKD